From a region of the Mercurialis annua linkage group LG1-X, ddMerAnnu1.2, whole genome shotgun sequence genome:
- the LOC126655030 gene encoding protein argonaute 5, with translation MSRRGGGGRRPESNRDQQSASPSPSFNRGGGGGRGGGGRGRVGPYAQHAAPPPPAASDFPSLSRTPMTTTSSTAAAARPVVPSPLLSRAPPAAAAPTPSPASSSAPPAAGAASASSSPSVEKLRQEVEQKLTTRDPAAPPASSKAVRFPSRPGYGKAGMKCVVRANHFLVDVADRDLHQYDVSINPEITSKKVNRDVISQLIRLFRESHLGNRRAAYDGRKSIYTAGPLPFESKEFVVKLPDSDGNAAGSSSASSKKREREFKVVIKFASKADLHHLKQFLIGRQMDAPQETIQALDIVLRATPSEKYTIVGRSFFSPELGRTGVLGDGVEYWRGYYQSLRPTQMGLSLNIDVSARAFYEPVLVTDFAAQYLRLRDMSRTISDQDRLKLKKALRTVKVKLSHGAYTKSYKITGLSTKPLNQIFFTLDEKSVDISVVQYFREKYSIALKYTSLPALQAGSDLKPIYLPMELCTIAGGQRYIKKLNERQVTALLRATCQRPHDREESIKQMVKHNGYNKDELVRDEFGISVKEELTYVDARVLPPPMLKYHETGGEKSVDPRCGQWNMINKKLINGGRVDFWACVNFSSHINRDVPADFCRQLIQMCVSKGMVFNPNPIIPIISAHPGQIERVLVDVHKQCMEKKAKLQLLIIILPDVSGSYGKIKRICETELGIMSQCCQPKQATKMSKQYFENLSLKINVKVGGRNTVLNDAFMRRMPLVSDRPTIIFGADVTHPSPGEDSSPSIAAVVASMDWPEVTKYRGLVSAQAHREEMIRDLYKSNVDPQKGITHSGMVRELLIAFRRETGHKPHRIIFYRDGVSEGQFSQVLLEEMDAIRQACASLEAGYLPPVTFIVVQKRHHTRLFPVERGQTDKSGNILPGTVIDTKICHQREFDFYLNSHAGIQGTSRPTHYHVLYDENQFTADNLQMLTNNLCYTYARCTRSVSIVPPAYYAHLAAFRARYYIEGEISDGGSTGGLNTTGRVREVQALPAIKDNVKEFMFYC, from the exons ATGTCTCGCCGTGGTGGCGGTGGTCGGAGACCAGAATCGAACCGCGATCAACAATCTGCTTCTCCATCGCCGTCGTTTAATcgcggtggtggtggtggacgtGGCGGTGGGGGTAGAGGCCGAGTTGGACCGTACGCTCAACATGCTGCTCCTCCTCCGCCGGCTGCATCAGACTTTCCGTCTCTCTCTCGCACTCCGATGACTACTACTTCATCAACTGCTGCGGCTGCTCGTCCTGTTGTACCCTCACCATTATTATCAAGAGCGCCACCCGCTGCGGCTGCTCCAACACCTTCACCGGCGTCATCAAGTGCGCCGCCCGCTGCTGGTGCGGCGTCGGCTTCGAGCTCTCCTTCTGTGGAGAAGCTGAGACAGGAGGTGGAGCAGAAGCTTACCACTAGAGATCCGGCGGCTCCTCCGGCGTCTTCAAAGGCGGTTCGGTTTCCTAGCAGACCGGGTTACGGGAAGGCGGGGATGAAATGCGTGGTTAGGGCTAACCATTTTTTGGTTGACGTGGCTGACAGAGATCTTCATCAATACGAT GTGAGCATAAATCCGGAAATTACATCAAAGAAGGTTAACAGGGATGTTATATCTCAGCTTATTCGTTTGTTTCGTGAGTCACACCTGGGCAACCGAAGGGCAGCTTATGATGGCAGAAAAAGTATTTACACTGCAGGGCCTTTACCTTTTGAATCTAAAGAATTTGTTGTTAAGCTTCCTGATTCTGATGGGAATGCTGCTGGGTCTTCTTCTGCTTCATCCAagaa GAGGGAACGTGAATTCAAGGTAGTAATTAAGTTTGCATCTAAGGCCGATCTTCATCATCTCAAGCAATTCTTAATTGGTAGACAAATGGATGCTCCCCAAGAAACTATTCAAGCTCTCGACATTGTTCTTAGGGCAACACCTTCAGAGAA GTACACTATTGTTGGGAGGTCATTTTTCTCACCTGAGTTGGGGAGAACAGGAGTGCTCGGTGATGGTGTAGAGTACTGGAGAGGATACTATCAAAGCCTTCGGCCAACGCAGATGGGGCTTTCTCTTAATATAG ATGTGTCAGCCAGAGCATTCTATGAGCCTGTTTTAGTGACAGACTTTGCCGCTCAATACTTGAGGTTGAGAGACATGTCACGGACTATCTCTGATCAAGATCGGCTTAAG CTAAAAAAAGCTTTGAGAACTGTGAAAGTGAAACTAAGTCATGGGGCGTATACTAAAAGCTACAAGATTACTGGCTTATCCACTAAGCCACTGAATCAAATCTT TTTCACCTTGGATGAGAAGAGTGTAGACATATCAGTTGTTCAGTATTTTCGTGAAAAATACAGTATTGCGCTTAAGTATACGTCCTTGCCTGCCCTTCAAGCTGGAAGTGATTTAAAACCCATTTACTTGCCCATGGAG CTTTGTACGATTGCGGGTGGTCAAAGGTACATTAAGAAACTTAATGAAAGGCAGGTAACAGCGCTGCTCAGAGCAACCTGTCAACGCCCTCACGATCGAGAAGAAAGCATTAAACAG ATGGTTAAGCATAATGGTTACAACAAAGATGAACTTGTAAGGGATGAATTCGGAATTTCAGTGAAGGAAGAACTAACATATGTCGATGCCCGAGTTTTGCCTCCTCCCATG CTTAAATATCATGAGACCGGAGGGGAGAAAAGTGTTGATCCTCGCTGTGGACAATGGAATATGATTAATAAG AAATTGATTAATGGTGGGAGAGTAGATTTCTGGGCATGTGTCAACTTCTCTTCACACATCAATAGAGATGTGCCTGCTGACTTCTGTAGGCAACTGATTCAGATGTGTGTCAGCAAGGGAATG GTGTTCAACCCAAATCCTATAATTCCAATAATTTCAGCTCATCCTGGGCAAATTGAGAGGGTTCTTGTCGATGTTCACAAGCAGTGCATGGAGAAGAAGGCAAAGCTGCAGCTGTTGATTATTATTCTACCTGATGTCAGCGGCTCTTATG GGAAAATCAAGAGAATTTGTGAAACAGAATTGGGAATTATGTCTCAGTGTTGTCAACCCAAGCAAGCAACAAAAATGAGCAAACAGTATTTTGAGAATCTATCTCTGAAAATTAATGTCAAG gTTGGGGGACGAAACACTGTGTTAAATGATGCTTTCATGAGGAGGATGCCTCTTGTGTCTGATCGTCCTACGATCATCTTTGGTGCCGATGTAACCCATCCATCTCCAGGAGAGGATTCTAGTCCGTCAATAGCAGCA GTAGTGGCTTCTATGGACTGGCCTGAGGTAACAAAATATAGAGGACTTGTCTCTGCCCAGGCTCACCGTGAGGAAATGATCCGTGATCTATATAAATCAAATGTGGATCCACAGAAGGGAATAACTCATTCTGGAATGGTTAG GGAGCTGTTGATTGCATTTAGAAGAGAAACTGGGCATAAACCTCACAGGATTATATTCTACAG AGATGGTGTTAGTGAGGGCCAGTTCAGTCAAGTATTGCTGGAGGAGATGGATGCCATTCGACAG GCCTGTGCTTCGCTGGAAGCTGGGTATCTTCCACCTGTAACCTTCATTGTGGTGCAGAAAAGGCACCATACTCGACTTTTTCCAGTTGAACGTGGTCAGACAGACAAAAGTGGCAATATCCTACCAG GTACTGTTATTGACACTAAAATTTGCCACCAGAGGGAGTTTGACTTCTACCTGAACAGTCATGCCGGAATACAG GGAACCAGCAGACCGACACATTACCATGTGCTGTATGATGAAAATCAGTTCACTGCAGATAACCTACAGATGCTGACTAACAATCTGTGTTACAC GTATGCGAGGTGCACTCGTTCTGTGTCAATAG TTCCTCCGGCGTATTATGCCCATTTAGCAGCTTTCCGTGCTCGATATTACATTGAGGGTGAAATATCAGATGGTGGCTCCACTGGTGGGTTGAACACAACAGGAAGAGTTAGAGAAGTTCAGGCTCTCCCGGCCATCAAAGACAATGTTAAAGAATTTATGTTTTACTGCTGA